GGATCGGGCGTCGCGGCGCTGATCGAAACGCTGCGGGCGTTGAAAGCCGGGCCGCCGTTGCGAAACGATATATTGTTCATCTTTACCGATGGTGAAGAGGGCGTACAGCCGGGCAAGGGCCTGCGGGGGGCCTATGCATTTGTCCAACAGCATCCGTGGGCACACGGGATTGGCCTTGCGCTCAACTTCGATGCACGCGGCACGGCGGGGCCTTCTTATCTGTACCGGGCCAGTCCGAACAATGGATGGTTGATCCGCCAAGTAGTTGCCGCGGGCTGTCCCATCATTGCGAATTCGTGCATGGGGGCGATTTCGGATCGCATGCCGACGGACAGCGACCTTACAGCGTTTCTGGAGGCCGGCATCCCCGGCCTCGACTTTGCCTTCACCGGCAACCTCATGCGATATCACACGAGTCTGGATTCGCCGGGCAACCTGGATCCGCGCTCGTTGCAGCATCATGGCGAATATGCGCTCCGGCTTGCGCGCCATTTTGGCAATCTGCCGCTCGACAATCCGGAAGCCCCTCCCGCCGTGTTCTTCAACACGCTTGGCACGGGGATGGCGGTATATCCGATTGCGTGGGCGTTGCCCATGAGCCTCGCGGTTTTGATCGGTCTGGCCGCGTTGATCGGTCTGGGTATCAGGCGCGGCGCGCTCGGTGGAGCGGACCTTGTACGCGGAACGGCTTTCTTCATGGGTTTCGCGATCGCCGCGGTATTCGGGGCGTTGGCCGTCGTTGCCGTGGGATATGCACAGCGCGGCTATTACCTGATTTACAGCGGCGACCGGCTGGCGCTGGCCTTGATGGGCCTGGCCTTCTGGGCCTTTTTCTCGGCAGTGGGACGATTCCGAAGGCTGGTTTCCCTGCCGGGATTGTCGGCGGGCGTCTTGGTGGTCTGGGCGGCGCTTTTGATGGCCACGGCCATCGGATACCCCGGCGCCGGTTTTATGTTCTTCTGGCCGCTGGCATTTGCCATGGCGGGATTTGCCTTGATCATCATTTGCCAGGATGCCATGCACAATCCGCCGTGGTGGATTTGCGTTGCGCCGGGCTTGGCGGCTCTTCCCGGCGTGGCGATCATGGCGCCCATTCTTTACGATATCCATCTGGCGGCGACGGTGCTGTTCGCGCCTGTGACCATTGCGTTGCTTATATTGCTTCTGGGACTGGCCGCCGCGCCGATATACTGGCTTGCGTCGGCCGACCGGCGGCTGTTTTCCATAACGGCGCTGACGTTCGGCCTCGCCTTGCTGCTGGCGGTTGTCTTCTGGCCAGGCTTTAGTCCTTTGCAACCCCAATTCACCAGCCTGTCGTACGCCCTCGACGCCGATGCCAATCAGGCGTATTGGCTGAGTTGCGACGAAAAACCGGACGAATGGACCTCGTCCATGATACCGACAAATGTCCGGCCTGAATCCTTTCCGGAATTGCTGGGCGGCGATAGGCAAAAGGTATTGAAGGCGCCCGCCCCGGTTGCCGACTTGGCGCCCGCTTCCATCGAAGTGTTGGAAGATGCGCCCGTCGAACACGGTCGGCGGCTGAAATTGTGGGTAACGTCTCCCCGGCACGCGCCGCGCGTCGTGCTGCTTGCCGATCCCGGCGCGCGCATTCGATCGGCGGCTGTGGATGAGAAAACGTTGACGCTCGTCGAGGGGCCGTGGTATTTGAACTATGACATTTTCCTGCCGCGCGGCATCAAGTTGACACTGGAAATCGAAGGCGCCGATCCCCTGCGCCTCACCGTCATCGAGCATTCGCCGGAATTGCCGGAACTGGAACAGCCGTCGCGCCCTCCGCATTTGATTGTGAAACCCAACACGCCCGATTTCAACAAGGGTTGGCTCAAGAGCAACGTGACGCTTGTGAAAAAGACGTTTGAATTATAGTGATTTTTTGGGGGCGCCGATTCGTTTTGCCTGTTGCAAACATACAAGAAACGCGGAACAGCCTGTTGGGCAAAACGGAAGCGGGCAGTTCCGTTTTGTACAAGCACGCATTGGTTGCATGAATAAACGCCGAGGCGCGGCCGTGACATGGCCGCGCCTCGGATGGATGCGTCTATCGCGGACGGTTTAGTTGTACTTCTGGGCGCGCGCGATGAGGGCGTCGAGATCCGCCTCGCCGGGATCCGCGGGGGTGCCGGGATGAATGACGCGCGCCGGGCATTTCTCGGCCGCCTTGACGATATCCTTGAAGGGGCCGCCCTTCGGATCGATCACGGTGGCCAGTTTCTCGTCGTTCCATCCGAAAATCTTCGGATTGACTTCGATGCATTCGCCGCAGGCGGTGCAATCTTCGCTGTCAATGGTTGCCGGAGTAAATCCGCCACAACCGCAACCGCAATCCGCCGGAGCCTTCAATTCGTTTGCAGGAGTCACTTTCATGTTTTTCCCTTTCGTTGGTTCATCTCCGGCCAGCGCCAGCAGGTTGGCCGTGAGATTGTTCATGATTTCGGCACGAGCCTGTGCCCGCGCGTCGCTGGCAATTTTTTCGACATCAATGGTTTCCTTGTCCACTTCGGCCAGGGCCTTGAGCTGCGTCCAGAACATCAGGCGCTCCTCGCAGGCCTTGACCAACGGTTCCGCCACGATCAACCGCCCCAGGGTGTGATCCTTGTTTACCACCCATACAAACGGGAACTTGCCCTTGCGATCTTCGGGCGACAGGTCCAGAAAATCGGCGATGGGAACCATGTTTTCGTTCCATGTGCTTGCCGGGGCCTTTTTGAATTGCTTGCGGAAGCGACCTTCGGTAACCGCGAAGTCCGCGAAGGTCATGGGGAGTGTCATCTTCGCCGGTTTCTTGTCCGCGTCCACGTAATTGAGCGTATAGGTGGGCCATTTTTGCTTGATGGCGGGATTGCCGTCGAGTTCGATGCATTCGGCGAAGGTTGTGCCTTTGTCGGGGTTGAAACGGTACAACGGGAAGGCGCGGCCTTCGACCGCCAGTTTGGCCTGCTGTCGTCCGATGTCGTCCGCGATGCCGTGTTCCGGCATGCAGGGCGTGTAGACCGTGAAGATGGCTGGGCGTCGTGCGTTCAGGCCGCGAATGAACCCCTCGATAAGGTGCGAGGGATTGCTGATGCTGCCGTTCATGACATAACTGGTCCGGTGCGCCATCGCGATAAGGCCCATTTCCTTGCGGATTTCTTCCTTGCCCTGGAAGGCCTTTCCGTACTCGGCCATGTCCGAAATCTGGCCGGTCCAGCCGGAAGTGCAGGCTTGGCCGCCCGTGTTCGAGTAGACTTGCGTGTCCACGATGAAAATGCGGATCGGCTTGCCCGTCATCAGCGCGCGCGACACATTCTGGAAGCCGATGTCGAACATGGCGCCGTCGCCGCCCACCGCCACCACCGGCGGACACAGCAGAAATTCCTCGTCGGAGAAGTTCCGCCAGTTGAAATACGTGAAAAAGGCGTCGTGCGTTTTCGGGTCGTATTGGTCCTCGATTTCGAGTTCGGCGATGCGCAGGGCCTTGAATCCTTCGGCCATTTTGACCATGTGCCCCTCGAAAATGCCGATGGCCACCGAGGAACTGTCCTGGAACAAATGGTTGGTCCATGGGAACGGATAGGGGTTGAAGGGCCAGGTTGATCCCCAAACCGAGGTGCAGCCGGTCGAATTGACCATGCCCATTCGGGCGCGGCCGGTGGTCGAAACGCCCGACGTGTAACACCATTTCAGATGCTTCAATTTGGCGAGCGTCTTCGTTACCCGCGCAAGCCACGCCGAATCAATCGGATGTTCGATATTTGCGGCGGCCAGTGCGGCCTGGAGATTGGCCAGCGTCAGGTCTTTGCCTTCGAGCGATTGCATGGCCTGCTCGAAGGCGGGGGTATCGGCCGTATCCATCATGTGCGCGAGTTTCTCGCGGATATGCGCTTCAAGGCGGGTGGTCAGTTCGTCAATTTTGGCGACATGCGCCGCAATGCGCGGTTGCATGAGCGCCTCAACCGTCGCGGTGAACAGGTGCAAGGCGGTTTTTTCACCACAACCCACGCATGCGCCGTCGCCGCCGGTCATGGCCGTGTAATTTTTCTTGTCGAGCAAAAGTGTTTCGAGCGCGCCGATGCCGGCATTCAGATCCTCGAACAGCATGTATTCCGGCCTCGTGGTTGGCAGGGACAGCCAGTATTCCCACGCTTTCCGCATTTTCTCGATGGTTTCCGGCGTCTGCGTGACCGGGCGCAAGGCGTATTCGGGGCATACGCGGACGCATTCCATGCAGCCCTTGCACGCATAGGGATTGACGGTGATGGACAGCAGGCCGCCGCTGCCGGGCGATCGCTTTTCTTTGACTTTGAAATACGGTTTGACGTTGGACCATTTGAAACAGCCGATTTCCGCTTGGAACAGGGCGATTTCCTTGGCCAGCGCCGCTTTGTCCGCTTCGGGCAGCGTGCATGCCGCGAATGTGTCGGCGAGGGCTTTGTCGAGCGCCGCCATGACGCTGTCCCGTTCCTTGCCGGCGGCAATCAGCGCACGGAAGGCCGGTTCGACCTGTTTGAGGAACGACCGTAAATGGACCGGTTCGTGTCCGGCGTTGGCTAGGCGTTTTGTCGTCGTTTCAAAGATTTCGTCAATGGTATTGACAAGTCCGGGAAGGGCGCTATCCGGGCAGACGGTCCAGCAGGCCGCGCAGCCGATGCACTTTTCGGCATCCCATTCGGGATGTTCGAAGCGAATCTGGGTCATGTCGCGAATCAGGCCGCTGAGCGCCGGCATGCAACTCAGGCCGATGAATGGATCGGCCAGATTGTCGCCGCCTTTTCCGGTAAGATAAAAGTTGCCTGTCTGCTCCCAAAAACGTTGAAGATTCGTGTTGGGCTCGAGG
This genomic window from Candidatus Hydrogenedentota bacterium contains:
- a CDS encoding M20/M25/M40 family metallo-hydrolase; translated protein: MISRQVVWVKGVVILLAGFAGLSVYLHQPPRVVSEKASPAVFSAARAMKIVQAIAQKPHPAGSAANDAVRQEIMREIRQCGINPELQETMVCRAPGTAATVRNILARVPGTANTKAVALVAHYDSVLYGPGAADDGSGVAALIETLRALKAGPPLRNDILFIFTDGEEGVQPGKGLRGAYAFVQQHPWAHGIGLALNFDARGTAGPSYLYRASPNNGWLIRQVVAAGCPIIANSCMGAISDRMPTDSDLTAFLEAGIPGLDFAFTGNLMRYHTSLDSPGNLDPRSLQHHGEYALRLARHFGNLPLDNPEAPPAVFFNTLGTGMAVYPIAWALPMSLAVLIGLAALIGLGIRRGALGGADLVRGTAFFMGFAIAAVFGALAVVAVGYAQRGYYLIYSGDRLALALMGLAFWAFFSAVGRFRRLVSLPGLSAGVLVVWAALLMATAIGYPGAGFMFFWPLAFAMAGFALIIICQDAMHNPPWWICVAPGLAALPGVAIMAPILYDIHLAATVLFAPVTIALLILLLGLAAAPIYWLASADRRLFSITALTFGLALLLAVVFWPGFSPLQPQFTSLSYALDADANQAYWLSCDEKPDEWTSSMIPTNVRPESFPELLGGDRQKVLKAPAPVADLAPASIEVLEDAPVEHGRRLKLWVTSPRHAPRVVLLADPGARIRSAAVDEKTLTLVEGPWYLNYDIFLPRGIKLTLEIEGADPLRLTVIEHSPELPELEQPSRPPHLIVKPNTPDFNKGWLKSNVTLVKKTFEL
- a CDS encoding 2-oxoacid:acceptor oxidoreductase family protein yields the protein MKEEKAKVKYPGIRDAMDGNTAVIMCERESTDAAGAYPITPSTQMGEYWAQETAKGHVNVSGRPLIFVEPEGEHAAAAVTAGMSMTGLRAANFSSGQGIAYMHESLYCDVGKRLTYILNIGCRAITKHSLNVHAGHDDYHCIDDTGMFQVFGKSAQETCDLNIIAHKIAELSLNPGAVGQDGFLTTHLIESLMVPERELIAEYLGSPEDIIDTPTPAQRLMFGDKRRRIPELWDVDNPVMAGVVQNQDSYMQGVAAQRPFFFDHIAEIADQCFDEFHALTGRRYYRVTPYAIDDADYLIIAQGSVVSSAEVVADYLRETRGLKIGVLNMTMFRPFPADLIGKYIKGRKGIVLLERTDQPLSVELPLAREVRATISKCLENGAAGKGAKPYPNLASFAAKDVPPLYSGCFGMGSRDLQAEGIIGAIENMLPDGPKKKFFYLGIDFIRDNPFSEQQAEYQKQILAGYPNVKELAVHGSENPNLMPKGAITVRFHSIGGWGAITTGKNLAVTLFELLNYHIKANPKYGSEKKGQPTTYYLSAAPEPIRINCEYFYVDVVLSPDPNVFSHSNPLAGLKKGGVFVIQSDLPTPDDVWGRIPPRFQKIIVDNDIRVFYLDAFKIAREEASDPELQFRMQGNAFQGAFFAASPVMENNKLDEETLFKAITDQLQHKFGAKGARIVEDNVRVVRRGYMEVKEIKNKVVGKSTVADPPLIAEPPLPLRIQPSSLEPNTNLQRFWEQTGNFYLTGKGGDNLADPFIGLSCMPALSGLIRDMTQIRFEHPEWDAEKCIGCAACWTVCPDSALPGLVNTIDEIFETTTKRLANAGHEPVHLRSFLKQVEPAFRALIAAGKERDSVMAALDKALADTFAACTLPEADKAALAKEIALFQAEIGCFKWSNVKPYFKVKEKRSPGSGGLLSITVNPYACKGCMECVRVCPEYALRPVTQTPETIEKMRKAWEYWLSLPTTRPEYMLFEDLNAGIGALETLLLDKKNYTAMTGGDGACVGCGEKTALHLFTATVEALMQPRIAAHVAKIDELTTRLEAHIREKLAHMMDTADTPAFEQAMQSLEGKDLTLANLQAALAAANIEHPIDSAWLARVTKTLAKLKHLKWCYTSGVSTTGRARMGMVNSTGCTSVWGSTWPFNPYPFPWTNHLFQDSSSVAIGIFEGHMVKMAEGFKALRIAELEIEDQYDPKTHDAFFTYFNWRNFSDEEFLLCPPVVAVGGDGAMFDIGFQNVSRALMTGKPIRIFIVDTQVYSNTGGQACTSGWTGQISDMAEYGKAFQGKEEIRKEMGLIAMAHRTSYVMNGSISNPSHLIEGFIRGLNARRPAIFTVYTPCMPEHGIADDIGRQQAKLAVEGRAFPLYRFNPDKGTTFAECIELDGNPAIKQKWPTYTLNYVDADKKPAKMTLPMTFADFAVTEGRFRKQFKKAPASTWNENMVPIADFLDLSPEDRKGKFPFVWVVNKDHTLGRLIVAEPLVKACEERLMFWTQLKALAEVDKETIDVEKIASDARAQARAEIMNNLTANLLALAGDEPTKGKNMKVTPANELKAPADCGCGCGGFTPATIDSEDCTACGECIEVNPKIFGWNDEKLATVIDPKGGPFKDIVKAAEKCPARVIHPGTPADPGEADLDALIARAQKYN